The genomic DNA ATACATGGTTTACTAAGTGATACTTTCCGCTAGGTTCCTGCCTGAATAAACCCTTTGATACGTCAAGGCATCTGTGATGTTAATTTTATGTTGGAACAAGcctcttatttgtttgtttcatttttaaagaattcTTAAAATGCAAGATGAAAGCTGTGATGTGATATGAAGATGTGAAGCGCTATGTAAGATGAGACCTGTTCAGTTTACTATCTTATGTTTCTATAATTTTATTAATACTTTCCTGTAAAGGTAGCACACCAGAACATATGACAGCTGCTGAGGTTACTCATCACCACATAGTCCATTTGGGAGGCACAGGAGGGAGAGGTCTGTTTATGAATGAGACCACACAGCTGCCTATGGGCATTTGGTCTACGGACAATGGGCATTTAGGCCATTTGGATTTTGGCGCTCataactttatatatatatatatatataaaaaagggCTAAGTTTGAAATTCCAATAAACGTACATTGAAAAACACATGTCTAAATGTCAAACAGTCATTCACACAATTGCTCTAAAAGAAGGCTCCCTTGAGTGCAAAAGATTGTGAATTTTATTGTAAGTCATTTAACAAGGAGTGAAATGAATCACATGGGGTAAGGTGTATTCCCTACAGTTAGATTAATGGCATCAGTCCTGAGTTGGACTCACACCAGATCCAGGGTAAATACATAGGTGAATGTGCTCTTTGGAGAGTACAGTAAGTGATCAGGAACTGATATTaacaaaagggagaaaaatagatgtttgattatttgtttattgatttgtttgaatACAAACTTAAAATGTTGACTACTTTGTGAAATTATTTGGAAACTGCTCCTTTAACAAAGGATTTGAATACAAGCAGGTAATGTTTTTAGGCTATATGTAGGTTTACACATATAGGACTTTAGCCTTTGCACCATGATTCGATTTATATTGCAATGAAATGATTTCTGCCCTTTGAATCTAGATCGTACAGTGGAAAAACGTATTATCAAGTTGTTTAGTATGatgtaattgtgtttattttgtatcCACTTTGTCAGCATTAGAAGTCCATATGTTTATTCCTCAGCGGTAACAGTACCATATATTCGGTTTATAATTGTAAAAACGGATTTGGCGCACTGATAAAATGTGTAGGCTACAGTTTGTTGTTTCATACACTAGCATAGCGTGACGAAGTGCTAAGGACTCAACGCATGACTACCCTTTAGAACAGACGTATGTTATTCCAGGCCTTTCTGTACCTCTCACTAACTAAGCGGTGACTATTCATGTAAAAGCAAACATTGTGCTAGTTGCAGTGTAGCAATACAGCAAAGTATTACACAAGCCCCTCCCTTCCTCGTGGTGGTCACACCCTCGGTGAAGTACCGAAGGGTGTTTCCGAAATTTGTGGTTGTGGACCCCAACAGCAACGACAGAAGTAAGCTTAGTTTGGTTAATTTAACTTTAACAATTTAGCATGTCTCATACCGTTGTTACTACCACAACAACGACGACATCGTCGTCCGATGGAGGATTTTTCAACCTAGGCTATACGCGTTCTACGCAAGGTTTATTGAAAATCGCACAAGTGGTAAGGAACTTCCTCGCGTCATTTAATTGACTCATACTTTGCACGAATTTAGTGTACACGTCCATATACAGTCTTACTCCGCTGCAAGATTTTGAAGGCGGTGGTCAATGAGCAAGCTAATTTTTCCTGCTTCCGTTTTTGGTAAAAAATGAACCTTTTGTTCCTAATGAATAGTAAGAGGAAAATGTATCCAAATAGTAGGCTTAATGGACACATATCTGCGTCAGGTTTTGATGGATTCAGCTGGAACTGTGTCTGGTGTGCGTGCCTTGCATAGTTTCCAAGTGGTTTTTGATACGTAAGGAATGATTTTGCCTACTCATTGAATCAAGTATGTGGACTTTTTATGCTATCTGCCATGGGTTTGTAGGGCTGTGCCGATAAAccaaaagttttcattttaacttcGTCAGGCAAGAGAGCGCGCCTCTATGGTTTTGCACGTTTTCCACACTTGATGTCGCTTGAGGGCGACAGGTGGTCCGCTTTGCAACAAATGTTTTAGAAAGCTGGCAATGTGTCATGAGTGAGGCCACACCAAGGATTTAAATAATGGCGCTAAATGAATCGACATGTGTTGTAATCTGTAATTATTCAAACACCTTTGACAATTTCAACCCAAGTAATTTTTAGAGATGAAATGTGCAAAATTACGAACACTGCCATCTTATTGTAGACGCAAGTGATATTTTCTATATGGCTTGTGTCGCCATATAGAAATTGAAGGATAACCCGTCTTGTGGCCACTCATGTTTCTTGGGTGCCATGATCTGTTGTGGTAACAGGTGTGCAAGGCAGAGGATATTAAAGGGAGATATACTGACTGGAGCTATCCTTATAAAGGCTGTTAGTGTACAAGCTACCACCTGTAGTTTTGAGGTTCATATTTCTTGGTATTAGATCACATCGGTGTGGTTCACCTCATAGGCACTCATCTATTTCTGATGTATATGGGCCAGTCCCTTTTTGAGAACTTTCTCACAGTCAACAGATATGATTTTAGCTCTGTTGTAGTGACTTACGTacacttttcatatttttgtccaCAGGTTTCCCTCCTTATAGCTTTCCTGTGTGTGCACTTGGAGTCTATATGGACCGACTACTCTGCCTTTCGATACTTTGAGGTTGTTACCCTGTGGTTCTTCATtgcttttctcatctttttcctCATGTATGTATTCAGACTCCAGGGCAAAATTCCCTGCATTAACTGGACACTGACGGTGAGTGGCTCTATGTTGCAGTTCTTACACATCATAATAGTAGACCATGGGTTTAAAGTCTCTTTGCTGTACATAGTCTAGTGGCCTTAATCTATGACTGGCTTCACACAGCCCCAGTATGG from Chanos chanos chromosome 8, fChaCha1.1, whole genome shotgun sequence includes the following:
- the cmtm7 gene encoding CKLF-like MARVEL transmembrane domain-containing protein 7, translated to MSHTVVTTTTTTTSSSDGGFFNLGYTRSTQGLLKIAQVVSLLIAFLCVHLESIWTDYSAFRYFEVVTLWFFIAFLIFFLMYVFRLQGKIPCINWTLTEFLHYAVGTILVFIASIVAAVKSHGISALVAGSVFGFISTFLLAISLWTSYKVTCGSQPTSAAV